The window ATCGGAGGCGAAAGAGCAGTCTATATTAGAACAGTTGAATAGCTTATAGAAAAATAGAAGAATCAGAGAAGTTTGAAAAGGTAAAATGAATTTGGGAAAAAAATCCGAAAATAGGATTTTTCATTAATAAAAATGAAAGAATTTTAGGGGGATTTAGACAATGGCTTATGAAAAAGTTGCAGCACAAGATAAAGCGGTATTAGAAGGTATTTTAGCAGAGAAAAAACGTCAACAAGCAAACATCGAGTTAATCGCATCAGAAAATATCGTTACTGAAGCAGTAATGGAAGCACAAGGATCAGTATTAACAAACAAATATGCTGAAGGTTACCCAGGTAGACGCTACTATGGTGGCTGTGAGCATGTAGACGTTGTTGAAGATATTGCTCGTGACCGTGTAAAACAGATTTTTGGCGCTGAATATGCAAACGTTCAACCGCACTCTGGTGCACAAGCTAATATGGCTGTATACTTCACAGTTCTTGAACCAGGCGATACAGTCCTAGGTATGAACCTTTCACACGGCGGGCACTTAACACATGGCTCTCCTGTAAACTTCTCTGGTGTTCAATATAAATTTGTAGAGTATGGTGTAACTAAAGATACGCATGTAATCGACTATGAAGATGTCCGTGCAAAAGCTTTAGAACATAAGCCAAAGCTTATCGTTGCTGGTGCTTCTGCATACCCACGTGAAATCGACTTTAAGAAATTCCGTGAAATTGCAGATGAAGTAGGCGCATACTTCATGGTAGATATGGCTCATATCGCTGGTCTTGTAGCTACTGGTGAACATCAATCTCCAGTACCTTACGCAGATTTCGTTACCTCAACAACACATAAAACATTACGTGGTCCACGTGGAGGGTTAATTTTAACTTCTGAAGAATGGGGTAAAAAGATTGATAAATCCGTATTCCCTGGAATTCAAGGTGGCCCATTAATGCACGTAATCGCTGCAAAAGCTGTTGCATTTGGTGAAGCGTTACAACCAGAATTCAAAGAATACGCTAAACAAATAAAAGCTAACGCGAAAGCACTTGCTGAAACTTTACAAGCGGAAGGCCTAGAATTAGTATCTGGTGGAACGGATAACCATTTATTATTAGTAAACGTAAAATCAGTAGGGTTGACTGGTAAAGTCGCTGAGAAAGTACTTGATGAAGTAGGACTTACAACTAATAAAAACACAATCCCTTACGATGAAGAAAAACCATTCGTAACTTCTGGAATCCGTCTTGGTACAGCAGCTGTAACTAGCCGTGGCTTCAAAGAAGAAGATTTAAAAGAAGTTGGTTTAATCATTGCCAAACTTCTTAAAAACCCAGAAGATGAAGCAGTAAAACAAGAAGCAACAGATCGCGTAAAAGTTTTAACTGACAAATACCCAATCTACGAAGAGTTAGTAACAAATATTTAATCCCAAAAGCTGGTGAGGATCTTCCTCGCTAGCTTTTTTAACTGGAGTGAGAGAGCATCGGAGAAAGATAGATATTCACCAGAATCCACCCTGAATTTCACTTAGTTTTTAATTTTGTCAAACGTCGATTATGTAAATAAGTCGTCCCTAAATTTATAAACGACATAAAG is drawn from Lysinibacillus sp. SGAir0095 and contains these coding sequences:
- the glyA gene encoding serine hydroxymethyltransferase; the encoded protein is MAYEKVAAQDKAVLEGILAEKKRQQANIELIASENIVTEAVMEAQGSVLTNKYAEGYPGRRYYGGCEHVDVVEDIARDRVKQIFGAEYANVQPHSGAQANMAVYFTVLEPGDTVLGMNLSHGGHLTHGSPVNFSGVQYKFVEYGVTKDTHVIDYEDVRAKALEHKPKLIVAGASAYPREIDFKKFREIADEVGAYFMVDMAHIAGLVATGEHQSPVPYADFVTSTTHKTLRGPRGGLILTSEEWGKKIDKSVFPGIQGGPLMHVIAAKAVAFGEALQPEFKEYAKQIKANAKALAETLQAEGLELVSGGTDNHLLLVNVKSVGLTGKVAEKVLDEVGLTTNKNTIPYDEEKPFVTSGIRLGTAAVTSRGFKEEDLKEVGLIIAKLLKNPEDEAVKQEATDRVKVLTDKYPIYEELVTNI